The genomic DNA acaaATTGGTGATTACCACTTGATAGATTGAAATAATTTTagatttgtgtaaaaaaaagcTCATTAAGATGGATAAATTGCTGGTCTCCTACTCTGTTATCTCGAGGTAACTACaaaatttttatactttatgCCATGTTTAAAAATGATGCTATTGCTTTGTTACAGGATTTGAAGTTAGATGATGCTATTGCTTTGTTCAGTGACATGGTCAAGTCTCGTCCTTTCCCTTCCATTATCGAGTTCAGTAAATTGTTGAGTGTTATTGCTAAGATGAAGAAGTATGATGTTGTAGAAGTTGAAAAGGAACTGATAGGATCTCACGCTGCTCTCTTGTCCACAAGTTCTGATATTAAAACACCCCAGCCCGTTAAACCTTTTGATTGCGTCGACATGTAGTTGGAGCTTTCCATTATAATGTTCTCATTGTTGGAACTTTCTTCCAGCTGTTTAATATCTTATGTTTCTTATCCAGAAGCTGTACTAGTAGTTGGAGTTACATGTTTTGCAATAGAGATGACTCTTCGGGATAATGTCCATGGTTTTAGTGGTGATTAAAGAGGGAGGAATGTCGGGCTAGTACATTGATGAGGTGAGTTGAGTCACAATGATATGTGTTTATTATGTTGTCGAGTGTCTTatcatttctctgtttttttttggtgatttgttTGTATGACCTCTATGAGACTTTTGTTGTTGCTCTTCTCGTATGTTCCCGTGAAAATTACTGTTGTGGGTTAAAGATCATTTCAAAATATTGAAGGACAATGCTGCTATCTCATATTTTACTTCTTGTTAACCGCTACCACTTGGATGTGTATTAGGCTTGGGGTTTCTATCTTATATTATAGTTGGTTTGATGCTTTTTTTTATGTCTTCAACTTACTAATATGTTAATTGGTTGCTGaagtttttttccctttttttccagctagatgatgatgatgattatattCCGAATGAATTGCATGGGAATGATGATGGTATAGTGCCAGACTCGGTGTATGAGGATGTAGGTCAGTTTCCAGTTCTAGTCAGTAGCAGGAAGAAACGAAGAAATGAAGATATGGGTAGCAGAACAAACCGTTTAAAAGTGTAATACTTTTATCAAGAGGGAGGGCGATATGTTATGAAGAAATTCATGGGCTAATAAAAACAGTGGTGTGCCTCTACGGTTTCAGGCAAAGATGTTCAGGATATGACATTGGAGGGAGGATGCAAACATTTCAGATCATGGTTTTCACTGGTGGCAACGGTGATGTGGTTGAAAACTTCTCCACTGCAGATCCTATGTTGTGTGACAATTCCGCCATAACACATGATGGAGTGTATAATTTATTCCCTCAACAACATTCCCGATGCTGAAAATAATCTCAACTTTTTCGACAATGGACACTTTGAGGATGTGGACAACATTGCTTAGGTAAAAAACGTAAGATATTCTCCTTTAGAATCTTTAACGCATTGGGGGCTCATCGCTTATAGGAGAAACATGTTATCATTGTAATTAATTAGCTTACAACTTTCGGCTTGAATAGTCTTAATAATGAtaacatgttttcttctgctCAGCCAAACGAGGGGACAGAAGGTGCGATGACAGATGATTTAAAACCAGACAAAATGTTGGAAAATCAAAGAACCCCTATGCTGCAGGTTGAAGTTTTTTTCGGACAACAGTGAGTCCAGCCATACTTTGGAAGATGAGTATGTATATACTGTTGCGGGCAATTCAGCTCAAGGAAAATCAttagaaaatgtaattaatacGAGTTCGCAAAAGATGTATCTGAAGCCATCAGGGTTTGTTCCTTTTCAATAACTACAACTTCTACTGTTGGTTGATATACTAACAAGTAACGACCCACAATTTTGTAAAAACTTTTGGCTTGCGGTCTGATATTTTTCCTGTGTTCAAAATATTTGGGTTGATTCATGGGTTTTTTTATCCACAACAAAGCTTCCGAAGCTGTGGCTTTTCTAGTATTGATTAAAAGTTACAGGTTGATACATTACAACTGATTGATCAAATAAAGGCACACCAAATTTTATGTACACGTCACAATAATTTCTTCATATgtacagagagaaaaaaaaaaacagagttttgaaaaaatcaaacaaacagttTCTCTGTTCGATTCTCTTCTCTCCATCCATTGTAAACGTTTGCAATGTAATCTTCGATCCTGCTCGTCaaggtatcatcatcatcatcaccatgggaatgatgatgatcatcatcatggttttcaacaccatcatcaccaccatcttgATTCCATTGGCTAcaatcctcatcatcatcaacttcgTGATAACCATCATAATAACCAAAACTATCATCATAGTAATACCTTGGGAGATTACAACAGTCTCTGTTCTTGTCTATGTTTTCACCATCAAGCATACTGTCTTCTTCAAAAGTGTACAAAACACAGGAATCTTCGTTTTCTTCGTAAACAGAGCGATTACGATCTATGACAAGCAAGAAAAGAACCAAAcagaggaaaaggaaaataagaagAGGATTTGGAGGATTGTTGAAATAtctcaagaagaaaaagagcatGAATGTTGAAACAACTGTTCTCCAGATCATCTCCATGCCATTGATTATAATGTTGAGCTTCTTCATTTGGGCTCTATCTATATCAATAAAAGAGTAACTTTCCagggaaaacaaaaatcgaATTTAAGAGTTAGCTTTCCGGGGAAATACCATGAATTATGCTGAGACAGTGAGTGGAATAAGTCTGTTGTGTGAAGTTATTAAAACTTCCAAGCTCAAGGTATATACTTTgtatataataatcttaaagaTTCTTAATATTCTAATTAAGGATACGTGTTGTACACATGTCTGTTTCTTGCTACGCAAGTTCTAACTATATTTATATgttcttgagagagagaagtttaCGACTCTTGAAATGgtcacaattttttatttaagttatgaTTACGCCgtttatctcatttttaaaagtaatattttatatatgcagatgagtaaaatataaaataatatgtaactttttttgtgtgtgtgtgatcaTAAaagttacatattattttacatatttactCATCTGCATATAGAAAAAAGAAGGTAGAATTACAATCCGTAATCTATAGTATAAGAAGTaactcattaattttttttcacatattttcaCAGCATTTACATGACTCAACAAAACTCTACCTACAATAGAGTCAAAACCTATATCATCCTCTCTTATATTACGTACCAATATTGGTTTTCACACACATTACATGACATGAACAAGAAGCCattctcctatatatatattctttttcttttttttttttttttcctatatatatattcactctTTCGTAAcacataaaatcaaaatttgaaacgTTAAAAAAATGGAGGGTACAAAGCAAGGAGACAATGAATACATTTTCCGCAGTCTGTATCCATCTGTGCCCATTCCTGAAAAGCTTACACTGGTATCCACTTTCTATATCTTGTGCATTCCATACTTAAGACTAATCGTACATTCTTATTCGTTTCAAGTTtcgtatagttttttttttttgggggtcagATTCCGTTTATATACTAATGAAAACTTAATACTATTTACTAATGTCTATATATGTGAAAAAGCCTGAATTTGTGCTCCAAGGAGTTGAAGAATACACAGAGAATGTGGCGTTTGTAGAAGCGGTGACGGGAAAAGCGGTGACGTACGGTGATGTAGTGAGGGACACGAAGAGGCTTGCCAAAGCGTTGACTTCTCTCGGACTAAGGAAAGGTCAAGTAATGGTTGTGGTTCTACCAAACGTCGCTGAGTATGGGATTATTGCCCTTGGCATTATGTCTGCCGGTGGAGTCTTCTCCGGCGCTAATCCGACGGCTCTTGTCTCCGAGATCAAGAAGCAAGTTGAATCTTCCGGTGCCAAAGGAATCATCACTGATGCTACTAATTATGAGAAGGTAAATTAAACATGAATTCgggttggttcggtttggtatATGGTATAGACTAGAAACCAAACCAGAttgaaataaatcaacaaaccaaatttgattaatttcaaTTTGGTGTCGTATAATGTCgatttagtttttggtttgaaatttgattttgattaataaCCATGTCATAAGTAGACCGCCTAATTCTAAtcaattatactatataaatagaATTCTTCTTAATGGTCCGattaaattatgttatttaGTCTATGTAATAATTTCCAATTTCTTCAGAGTTATTATAGTTTCGGTAATCATGTACTTATTTTGGACAGGTGAAAACACTAGGTTTACCGGTGATAGTGTTAGGTGAAGAGAAGATCGAAGGAGCAGTAAACTGGAAAGATCTTCTAGAAGCAGGAGACAGATCCGGAGATAACGACAAAGAAGAGATTCTTCAGACAGATCTCTGTGCACTTCCATTCTCTTCAGGCACAACAGGATTGCAAAAAGGAGTAATGCTCACGCATCGCAATCTCATAGCCAATCTTTGCTCCACTCTCTTCAGTGTCAGGTCTGAAATGATCGGTCAGATCGTGACGCTTGGTTTGATCCCCTTCTTTCACATTTACGGTATCGTTGGGATATGTTGTGCTACGATGAAGAATAAAGGCAAAGTTGTTGCAATGAGTCGGTACGATTTAAGGATTTTCCTGAATGCTTTGATCGCGCATCAGGTTTCGTTTGCGCCCATTGTTCCGCCGATTATATTGAACCTTGTTAAGAATCCGATCGTTGATGAGTTTGATCTTTCGAAGCTTAAACTTCAATCTGTTATGACTGCTGCTGCTCCCTTAGCTCCTGAGCTTCTCACTGCCTTCGAAGCCAAGTTTCCTAACGTCCAAGTCCAAGAGGTAAGTATTATTACAAGACTTCTATATTTGTTATTAGCTTCTATGGAACTGAACCGTTGTTTCACATTAATTATATAGGCTTATGGATTAACGGAGCATAGTTGCATTACGTTAACTCACGGAGATCCAGCTAAAGGACAAGGGATCGCGAAACGAAACTCGATCGGCTTCATACTTCCGAATCTCGAGGTGAAGTTCATAGATCCTGAAACCGGCCGGTCACTCCCGAAGAACACTTCCGGTGAGCTCTGTGTGAGGAGCCAATGTGTAATGCAAGGTTACTTCATGAACAAGGAAGAAACTGAGAAGACAATTGATGAACAAGGTTGGCTTCACACAGGAGATATAGGTTacattgatgatgatggagatatcTTCATCGTTGATCGTATCAAAGAACTTATTAAATACAAAGGTTTTCAGGTAAGTTTTGATTCATTCGTTTTGGAGAATGTTATATGCCAAATTTATTTGGTTCATATTGGTTTTTCAAAGTTTTGGTGTTATTATTCGGGTAGGTTGCTCCGGCCGAGCTTGAAGCCATACTACTCACTCACCCATCCGTTGAAGACGTTGCCGTCGTGCCgtgagtatattatatatatatatatatatagccctACTGGTTTCTtgaaactaattaatatttttagattttttttaattaatcaattatgAAATGAAAAGGTTACCGGACGAGGAAGCCGGGGAGATCCCGGCGGCTTGCGTGGTGATAAATCCGAAAGCtacagagaaggaagaagacattCTCAACTTTGTTGCAGCAAATGTGGCTCATTACAAGAAGGTCCGAGCAGTCCATTTTGTGGATTCTATTCCCAAATCTCTCTCTGGTAAAATCATGAGAAGGCTTCTTCGGGACAAAATCCTCAGCATCaacaagaaatagaaaaagaaaaaaaaaaactcttacaAGCTTTAATTTAATCAATAAATACTCTGTGTGGTTTTTATTTACAtaacacaaatatttaaaagGAAAACCAGTCAGCTAATTTTACTTAGATTTCTATCCACACTTTTTCAGCCTTCGACACCCGATTAGCTTGGCCAAATATTGCATATCTTACTTCTCCTTTGAAATCGAATTTTCCGCATGGATTCTCATGTTATCGATAGATTAATATTCAGATCATATCCTCCcacatatatattaacattttgaaaatatattttgtattttaccattatagttatatttatttaatttaaatcactCTAAATCTCTCTACCAAATCAATAAGATtactaaaatcaacaaaatatcataaaaatgaaaatgtgtgtgttttttttttttaatttctctacaatctctttaaaaatttgacgcAGATAAATTTACACAGCAAAAATGCTCAAAAAACAGTTTCTTTTTAAACTCTCTACCATCTCCTTTGAAACAAGTTTGATGTCCGGAAAAGTGATCAAACTTGTAGTTTAATGTTTAAAGGCACTTAAAGAAGAGATCTGTGTGTAAACAGGAAAAGTATTGAGAAAACCAGTTTCTGCAAAACCAGTACTCAAAAAGAGCATTAAAAATCTTAACTTTaagcaaggtaaaaaaaaaaaaagaagttttttctttatcttgttGGGACGAGACAACATCGAAACTGGTTTGGGTATGTGACAATAAGACCAACGCATTCGATGCAGCGATTTATCGATGGAACGTTTCCGTATGTGCCTCGCCTCGTGGTGGGTATTTGTCTATTTGACATTTAGGCCTTCCCCAACGGGGAGTTTTAAGAGGGTATGTAACtcgaaagaaggaaaaaaatgaagaggcTCTCTTATTTAGTATACTGGATTTGAGAATAAGAGACTGTACGTGTTAATTATTTgttggccaaaaaaaaacttgactatgttctctttctcctctctctctctctctctctacgaaGATATTGAAAAATCAGAATAGAAATTGAGTGATTCAATTTCTTGTGACCTCCTGCGATGCATATAATCTGAGAACAAAGGGGCATGAGCTTGAGACCAGAGACGCTGAGCATGAGAAGCTTAAGTTGGAGTTGAAGAAACTTCAGAAGATGAAGGAGTTCAAACCTAACATGGTATAACCCTCTAGATCTATTGCTTTTGGTTCTCGATTTGGTGATTAGATTagaatttggtttggttttggattgatagaagtttgtgattttggattGATAAAGCTCTACTATTTTCTGTTAGTTTCATGTTTTGTCAATGTAGAAGTTATCATTAAAGATTATCCAACTCAGTGAGGTCTCTTATTGCTACAATTGACAAAATTTTGCAGATGAAAAAAGAGTTGCAGAGAGTGGAATCTTCTGGTAAAGCTTTTGCATCCGCATGTTTGTCCTCCAACAAAGCTTTTAGCTGATGTTCAGCTGCTTGATGATCTCATTTCTGTTTGGTTGCATTGGTGAATCTGACGTTTATGTGTCATGAACTAGTGCACTAGTGCTGT from Camelina sativa cultivar DH55 chromosome 7, Cs, whole genome shotgun sequence includes the following:
- the LOC104703903 gene encoding uncharacterized protein LOC104703903 isoform X2, yielding MKKLNIIINGMEMIWRTVVSTFMLFFFLRYFNNPPNPLLIFLFLCLVLFLLVIDRNRSVYEENEDSCVLYTFEEDSMLDGENIDKNRDCCNLPSQWNQDGGDDGVENHDDDHHHSHGDDDDDTLTSRIEDYIANVYNGWREENRTEKLFV
- the LOC104703903 gene encoding uncharacterized protein LOC104703903 isoform X1, producing MKKLNIIINGMEMIWRTVVSTFMLFFFLRYFNNPPNPLLIFLFLCLVLFLLVIDRNRSVYEENEDSCVLYTFEEDSMLDGENIDKNRDCCNLPRYYYDDSFGYYDGYHEVDDDEDCSQWNQDGGDDGVENHDDDHHHSHGDDDDDTLTSRIEDYIANVYNGWREENRTEKLFV
- the LOC104703904 gene encoding 4-coumarate--CoA ligase-like 1, with product MEGTKQGDNEYIFRSLYPSVPIPEKLTLPEFVLQGVEEYTENVAFVEAVTGKAVTYGDVVRDTKRLAKALTSLGLRKGQVMVVVLPNVAEYGIIALGIMSAGGVFSGANPTALVSEIKKQVESSGAKGIITDATNYEKVKTLGLPVIVLGEEKIEGAVNWKDLLEAGDRSGDNDKEEILQTDLCALPFSSGTTGLQKGVMLTHRNLIANLCSTLFSVRSEMIGQIVTLGLIPFFHIYGIVGICCATMKNKGKVVAMSRYDLRIFLNALIAHQVSFAPIVPPIILNLVKNPIVDEFDLSKLKLQSVMTAAAPLAPELLTAFEAKFPNVQVQEAYGLTEHSCITLTHGDPAKGQGIAKRNSIGFILPNLEVKFIDPETGRSLPKNTSGELCVRSQCVMQGYFMNKEETEKTIDEQGWLHTGDIGYIDDDGDIFIVDRIKELIKYKGFQVAPAELEAILLTHPSVEDVAVVPLPDEEAGEIPAACVVINPKATEKEEDILNFVAANVAHYKKVRAVHFVDSIPKSLSGKIMRRLLRDKILSINKK